In Mycolicibacterium nivoides, the DNA window CGCCCCACAACCGGGATGACCGGCCAGCAGCGTGCCGAGCAGCTGGCCTTGACCCACGGTCTGACCGGGCCGCACGGCTGCTTGCACCGGTTCGTAGCTGGTGCGCAGCCCACCCGGATGGGCAAGCGAGACCACCGGACGCCCCGCGAGCACCCCGGCGAAGACGACCGTGCCCGGGCCCGCGGCGTAGACGGGTTGCTGGGGTGTGGCCGCCAGGTCGACGCCCCGGTGGCCGCGATTCCAATTGGGGGAGGGGG includes these proteins:
- a CDS encoding M23 family metallopeptidase; its protein translation is MLGMALSWPACAHAEGSRLHWPVSPRPVVTRGFDAPSPNWNRGHRGVDLAATPQQPVYAAGPGTVVFAGVLAGRPVVSLAHPGGLRTSYEPVQAAVRPGQTVGQGQLLGTLLAGHPGCGAAACLHWGAMWGAAARADYVDPIGLLAETPVRLKPLEG